One genomic segment of Candidatus Schekmanbacteria bacterium includes these proteins:
- a CDS encoding XdhC family protein: MDIFEEIVKLKNEGIPAALVTIIKTKGSTPREVGAKMIVAGDGTARGTIGGGCVEGQVWDEAKEVIKNGKVKILEFDLLDDPLEGEGQACGGWMQVLIEPVAVPDTAIILGAGHISLNLGILLNMLGFRLIIADDRDEYASAERFPEADEIIVSEFENLFEKLKITDNTYIVIVTRGHKYDRMMLEKSLRTNACYVGMIGSRAKLKALFDSMKSQGFDDKDIKRVHSPIGIPIHSETPEEIAVSIAAEIIKFKKELHGKAKG, translated from the coding sequence ATGGATATCTTTGAAGAGATAGTTAAACTTAAAAATGAAGGAATCCCGGCTGCCCTTGTGACCATTATAAAGACTAAGGGCTCTACACCAAGGGAAGTCGGAGCAAAGATGATAGTAGCAGGGGATGGAACGGCACGCGGAACTATCGGAGGCGGCTGCGTTGAAGGACAGGTATGGGACGAGGCAAAGGAAGTGATAAAAAACGGGAAGGTAAAGATATTGGAATTTGACCTTCTCGATGATCCCCTTGAAGGCGAAGGGCAGGCGTGCGGCGGCTGGATGCAGGTTTTGATAGAACCTGTTGCTGTTCCTGATACAGCGATTATTTTAGGTGCAGGACATATCTCGCTTAATCTTGGAATATTACTCAATATGCTGGGTTTCCGTCTTATAATTGCAGACGACCGCGACGAGTATGCTTCGGCAGAAAGATTTCCGGAGGCTGATGAGATTATTGTAAGTGAATTTGAGAATCTCTTTGAAAAGCTCAAGATAACTGATAATACCTATATTGTCATAGTGACGCGGGGACACAAATATGACAGGATGATGCTTGAGAAAAGCCTAAGGACAAATGCCTGTTATGTGGGGATGATAGGGAGCAGGGCAAAGCTTAAGGCATTGTTCGACTCAATGAAATCTCAGGGCTTTGATGATAAGGATATAAAGAGGGTGCACTCTCCCATAGGAATTCCAATACATAGTGAAACTCCGGAGGAGATCGCAGTCAGCATAGCTGCCGAGATAATAAAGTTTAAAAAGGAACTTCATGGGAAAGCAAAGGGATGA